In Agromyces sp. Leaf222, the genomic window GCGAGCCCTTGAGCACTGGACCGAGCAGCGGCGCCAGCGCTTGCAGCACCTGTGTCGACGCATCGCCGGTTCCGCCGTCGCCGTTGCCGAGCATCGCGACGACCGCCCCGGTCATCGGGTAGTACGCGAGGTTCGTCCCGTATCCGGGTTCGGCGCCGGCGTGCGAGACGCTCGTGATGCAGCCGGTCTCGACATCGAACTCGATGCCCGTGCCGAGGCCGTACGCGGCGCCGGTCGAGATGGCCGCGACATCCGCGTACCGCGCGATCTGCAGCTCGGGCGTCACGCCCGCGCCCTCGCCGAGGGCCTCGCCCCATGCGTGCAGGTCGTCGAGGGTCGACACCATCGCCCCACCTGCCCAGCTCTCGCCGTTCGACCAGTCGACGGTGTCGACCACCGCGCCGAGCTCGGGGCAGAACCCGGAGTAGCCGTGGGTCAGCGGGGCGGTGACCTCTCCGTCGGGCGCGAACCGGCTGCGGTCCATGCCGAACGGCTCGGTGATGCGGTCGTGGATGAGGGTCGCGAGGTCGTCGCCGGTGACCTGCTCGAGGATACCGCCGAGCAGGAAGTAGTTCGTGTTGGCGTACTCGAATCCCTCGCCCGGGGCGAAGTCGGCGCGGGGGGTCGCCGCGCCGACCGCGATGAGTTCGTCGGGCGCCGGGACGGCGTGCGGGGCGGCACAGATGCGATCCACCTGCGCCCGCCCGGCCTCGCCGGTGCCGCTCGAGTGGTTCAGAAGCATCCGTACCGTGATGTTCGACGCCTCGGGGAAGTCGGGGTACCACCGGTCGAGGGTGTCGTCGAGGCTGACGTCGAATTCACCCTCGCCGATCACCTGCAGCATGACCGTCGAGACGATCGTCTTGGTGATGCTGCCGATCTTCTGCTGGTTGACGCGGCCGATCGGCTCGCCGGTGTCGACGTCGGCCACGCCCCGCTCGGAGACCCATTCGTCTTCGCCGGGGATCCACACCCCGATGATCACGCCAGGCATGCCGGATGCCGCGAACCCCTCGTCGAGCGCCGCCTCGAGTTCTGCGCGCAGCGCCGTGTCGAGCACCGGGGCGGATGTCGCGGGCGGGCTCGTGGCGGCATCCGAAACCGGCGTCGCGGCGCACCCTCCGAGGAGGAGGATCGTGGCGGCCGCAATTGCTGCGCCCGCCCATCTGGAGTTCCGCATGACCAGCCCCTCGGGGGTCGCGCAAGACGCAGTTCAGGAGCCCCGTGCCCCCACTCGCGACCCTACGCCGCGGGCGCGCGCCGCTGTCTGACGGGCAACGCCCCCACTTCAGGGGGTCAGGCGGCTCTCGCGGCGGAGTTGCCAGTGGCTGAACCTCGGCGAGCAATGGGGCGAATGGCGAGTCGAATCGATGTCGTCTGGAGCGCCGCGTCTCCTAGGTCCGTTGAATGAGCTTCGAGCGCCA contains:
- a CDS encoding serine hydrolase, producing the protein MRNSRWAGAAIAAATILLLGGCAATPVSDAATSPPATSAPVLDTALRAELEAALDEGFAASGMPGVIIGVWIPGEDEWVSERGVADVDTGEPIGRVNQQKIGSITKTIVSTVMLQVIGEGEFDVSLDDTLDRWYPDFPEASNITVRMLLNHSSGTGEAGRAQVDRICAAPHAVPAPDELIAVGAATPRADFAPGEGFEYANTNYFLLGGILEQVTGDDLATLIHDRITEPFGMDRSRFAPDGEVTAPLTHGYSGFCPELGAVVDTVDWSNGESWAGGAMVSTLDDLHAWGEALGEGAGVTPELQIARYADVAAISTGAAYGLGTGIEFDVETGCITSVSHAGAEPGYGTNLAYYPMTGAVVAMLGNGDGGTGDASTQVLQALAPLLGPVLKGSPTEPCDAPWG